Below is a genomic region from Prochlorococcus marinus str. MIT 0918.
AGGAGGGGTGACAATACCCAAAGAAGGAGAGACCAAACTATTTTCTTGTCGTCGAGAACATCTTATTGGATTAAAAAGAAAAATTGATATCCCTTCTTTAATTAAGGGGTTAACTGATATTGGTTTGAAGGTTGTAGTCGATTCTATGCATGGAACTGCGGCAGGTTGTATGAAGGAACTTTTAGGTGATTCTTCAAGTGATTTGGTTCATGAGATCAGAATGAAACGAGACCCACTTTTTGGAGGAACTTCACCTGAGCCTTTGGCTAAAAACTTGGATGAATTAATTAATACTGTGAGATCATTTTCTAGTGCTGGACAACTAGCAATTGGTTTGGCCTTTGATGGTGATGGTGATCGTCTAGCTGCTATAGATGAAGAAGGTAGATTTTGCAGTTCTCAATTATTAATACCTCTTCTAATTGAACATTTAGCAGGTGTCAGGAAAATTCCTGGTTGCGTAATAAAAACAGTTAGTGGTTCTGATTGCATGAGTTTGGTTGCAGAAGATTGGGGTAGAGAGGTGATTGAGAAGCCGGTCGGGTTTAAATATGTTGCGGCAGAAATGCTTCAAAGAAAAGTTTTGATTGGAGGAGAAGAATCTGGAGGAATTGGTTTCGGAGATCACATACCAGAAAGAGATGCTTTATATGCTGGTCTACTTTTGTTAGAAGCTATTGTTAATGGAGGAGAACCTTTAGGCGAGCGTTTGAGTTCTCTACAAAAACGTTTTGGGGAAAGTGCTTACGATCGTGTTGATATTCGTCTTTCTGATGATCAGTCAAGACAAAAGATAGAATCAGCACTAGCTACTAAAAAAGATTTTTTAATAGGGGATAGCACTGTCAAGGAAGTCATTTTGTTGGATGGATATAAGTTAAGAATTGCTGAAAGGCATTGGTTAATGTTTCGCTTCTCTGGGACCGAGCCTTTATTAAGAATTTATTGTGAAGCACCAACAAAACAAGAGGTGGAGAAAAATCTTAATTGGGCTATTAATTTCGCTCAGAGAATATGAATTTAAGGACCTATAGAGACTTCTCCAAACTTGTAATTGCTAGTGCTAATGATGGCAAAATTAATGAATTTAAAAACTTTTTATCTAATTTCCCTTTGGTTATTCTTGGTCAGCCTCCTGACTTGAAGGTTCAAGAGACCGGTGTGTCTTTTATGGAAAATGCACGTATAAAAGCTTTAGCTGCAGCTTCTGCTACAGGAGAAATTTCTCTTGCTGATGATTCAGGATTAAGTGTTTTGTTTCTAAATGGGGCACCTGGTATTTATTCTTCTAGGTATGCAAAAAATGATTCT
It encodes:
- a CDS encoding phosphoglucomutase/phosphomannomutase family protein, with the translated sequence MSKSFIKLEADPIKFGTDGWRGILGVDITLERLLLVAVAASQEMVYRANEGLTNKIIIGYDRRFLAFEFAEAIASAVRGCDLEPLLADTSVTTPSCSWAVVENNALGALVITASHNPPEWLGLKIKGPLGGSVEEDFTKAVEDRLVAGGVTIPKEGETKLFSCRREHLIGLKRKIDIPSLIKGLTDIGLKVVVDSMHGTAAGCMKELLGDSSSDLVHEIRMKRDPLFGGTSPEPLAKNLDELINTVRSFSSAGQLAIGLAFDGDGDRLAAIDEEGRFCSSQLLIPLLIEHLAGVRKIPGCVIKTVSGSDCMSLVAEDWGREVIEKPVGFKYVAAEMLQRKVLIGGEESGGIGFGDHIPERDALYAGLLLLEAIVNGGEPLGERLSSLQKRFGESAYDRVDIRLSDDQSRQKIESALATKKDFLIGDSTVKEVILLDGYKLRIAERHWLMFRFSGTEPLLRIYCEAPTKQEVEKNLNWAINFAQRI